In a single window of the Biomphalaria glabrata chromosome 5, xgBioGlab47.1, whole genome shotgun sequence genome:
- the LOC106069558 gene encoding uncharacterized protein LOC106069558, with protein MVAFSLVLIYQLIIATQAALVIDVQPSRIKPGLTNSLVVNCSITDNKVPQMLQIYSLVLSRVSPSRNDSFEELIILNYNDRNSSLKSSNVPEGSIGINGASHISLTWPNPSYRDASKYRCEARGLSTNFNKISATAYASVETDEPSIKSVVDELLLLRKETYYTVNSLKEVKQKYTSLNEDLQKSVNKLSTEKQLSKNSLFHASNQSQGRRYYLSRRQFSNEVNQAEATCLYYGGYLAEIDTTDEYTFIVNFLKLLLANDSRIDFVLTGLMDPENDGIWTHIHSKKDSKFLPWAKDEPKNQVNNNCLWLDRGNNWLYRTFPCYVTGENLRFLCEIPEEAPIVPK; from the exons ATGGTGGCTTTTTCATTAGTCTTGATTTATCAACTAATCATAGCTACTCAAGCAg cTTTAGTTATTGATGTGCAACCCAGTAGAATTAAGCCTGGACTGACTAATAGCCTAGTGGTCAACTGCTCCATCACTGACAACAAAGTCCCACAGATGCTGCAAATTTATTCCCTAGTACTCTCCCGTGTGTCGCCCTCAAGAAACGACTCGTTCGAGGAACTTATTATTCTCAATTACAATGACAGGAATAGTTCACTAAAAAGTAGCAACGTCCCTGAAGGATCTATCGGAATCAACGGAGCATCACACATCAGTCTCACCTGGCCCAATCCCAGCTACCGTGACGCCAGCAAGTACAGATGTGAGGCTCGAGGTTTAAGCACCAACTTTAACAAGATTTCCGCCACAGCTTACGCCAGTGTGGAGACGGATGAGCCATCTATCAAAAGCGTTGTTGATGAACTTCTTCTCCTCAGAAAAGAAACTTACTATACTGTTAATTCTCTTAAAGAAGTGAAGCAAAAATACACCTCTCTAAACGAAGATCTACAGAAATCAGTTAACAAGCTTAGTACCGAGAAACAACTATCTAAGAATTCTCTATTTCATGCTTCTAATCAGTCTCAAGGCAGAAGATATTATCTATCTAGAAGACAGTTTTCTAATGAAGTCAATCAAGCCGAAGCCACGTGTTTGTATTATGGCGGTTATCTGGCAGAGATCGACACCACAGACGAATACACCTTTATTGTTAATTTCCTAAAATTACTTTTAGCCAATGATTCCAGGATTGATTTTGTCCTTACCGGCCTTATGGACCCAGAAAATGATGGAATCTGGACCCACATACATAGTAAAAAAGACTCAAAGTTTCTGCCCTGGGCAAAAGATGAGCCAAAAAATCAGGTCAATAATAATTGTCTGTGGTTAGATAGAGGAAATAATTGGCTTTACAGAACCTTTCCTTGTTATGTAACTGGTGAAAATTTAAGGTTTCTGTGTGAAATTCCAGAGGAAGCGCCAATTGTTCCTAAGTAG